The following is a genomic window from Scytonema millei VB511283.
CAGTTGCCGTAGTCAACTACCCTAACGAACACCTGTATACTCGCGTTACAGAGTTCAAGTACCTCACTGGACAAGAACATCCAAAAACAGGCATCGTTTACGAGTTTCCTCGCGCCCAGGGCGATCCTTACTACCCCGTACCGCGCTCCGAAAATGCCGAACTTTACAAAAAATACAAGGCGTTAGCCGATGCGACACCAGAAGTACATTTTGTAGGGCGGCTAGCAACTTATAAGTACTACAACATGGATCAGGTGGTGGCTCAAGCGCTGATGGTCTATAAGAAAATCGTGGAAGCTGGCGACGATACGTCAGAAAAAGCGAATCGAGAATTAGCGCGGGTTTAGAACGGCGTGTGGGGAGAATTCAGCATCCAAAAACTTAATGCTCCCCTAGCTCCACAAGAGTTGAAGTACGTGAATCAAATCAGAGTAGGAGATTCCATGCATATAGTAGGTAGAACAAAACTACCATTAGCAGCGGAAGTTGCAAAATTATATCTGCAATGTAATGACAAAGCAGCGATCGACTATAGTGCAGAGACTCCAGAAGTGGTGTTTGCTCTACAAGGATTTATTTCTACTAATTCATACTTCAATTCTTTATACGAAACATTTTATGCCAAGTACACGAGTTTAGATCGACTTTTTTACTCGCTCAACCTAGAAGGAGATTTTCAAGTTTCAGTTTACAGAGAATTGTCTAGTTGTGTTTCCCAAACAAATTGTCGTCAATTACTCAGTCGAGAAAAATTTTTCAACTGTCAGTTAACTCGGGCAATCTCGATCGCCCTACCTGGGCTACAACAAAGACAAGTCGATCGAGGTAGAATCTATTTTGAATTAGAATGCTTGAGTCAGATCGGGAAATTCCGAGAAAGTTTTCTCGCGACTCCACAGTTACCAGAACACGGAGTGTCTTTAGCAGTTGTTGCTTGTACTTTTCAAAAAGAAGCTTTTATTAAAAGAACCATCAAAACTATTTTACAGGATAAATTATTACAGAGCAAATCGATAGAAATTTTCATTGTAGACAATGCTGGAACTTTAAGCCACTCGGAATTTAGCGATCGCAGAGCGAAATTAATTAGCCATAGAAACGTTGGTGGAAGTGGTGGATTTACAAGAGGGATCGTTGAAGCCTTGAGTAGCAATCGCAGTTCCCATATTTTGTTATTAGATGATGATATTGAGCTAGAAAGCGAAGCAATTTATCGAGTGATTACCTTAAACGAATATGCCAGAAGCGATCTGGTTATAGCTGGTAGTATGCTCGATTTATCTCAAAAGCATGAATTGTATGAAGCAGGTGCTTTGTATAATAAAGCAACACCTGATAGAGAGTTTCAAGCATTTAATATAGTTAGGTTACACCATCATCTCGACTTACAAAACGTTAGCAATCTCAATTTGCTCGTCGAAGCAGAGCCGATAGATTCGGCAGGCTTTTACTTTTTAAGCGTGCCGAGAAAAACTTTTGAATCAATCGGTTTACTCCTACCTCTATTTCTGAAAGTAGATGACACT
Proteins encoded in this region:
- a CDS encoding glycosyltransferase family 2 protein; protein product: MNQIRVGDSMHIVGRTKLPLAAEVAKLYLQCNDKAAIDYSAETPEVVFALQGFISTNSYFNSLYETFYAKYTSLDRLFYSLNLEGDFQVSVYRELSSCVSQTNCRQLLSREKFFNCQLTRAISIALPGLQQRQVDRGRIYFELECLSQIGKFRESFLATPQLPEHGVSLAVVACTFQKEAFIKRTIKTILQDKLLQSKSIEIFIVDNAGTLSHSEFSDRRAKLISHRNVGGSGGFTRGIVEALSSNRSSHILLLDDDIELESEAIYRVITLNEYARSDLVIAGSMLDLSQKHELYEAGALYNKATPDREFQAFNIVRLHHHLDLQNVSNLNLLVEAEPIDSAGFYFLSVPRKTFESIGLLLPLFLKVDDTEFCLRIREKFGNDTLITFPGIAVWHEPFFAKSSIWNYYYYRNDLIVQAIHGTLRYADAIAYFTKAIVSSLLVFDYKNAQMLIHAFEDYLQGAKILQHADPEQWHSQIVKLDSLCQTQHIQYHNLPSHRSYEQRSTANFVEKLVSLFTLNGHFLPNVFTQDKDVL